From uncultured Roseateles sp., the proteins below share one genomic window:
- a CDS encoding DUF1328 domain-containing protein: MLHYAIVFFVIALIAAVFGFGGIAASAVGIAKILFFVFVVLAVLSFVASLFRRG, encoded by the coding sequence ATGCTGCACTACGCCATCGTCTTTTTTGTCATCGCCCTGATCGCTGCCGTATTCGGCTTCGGCGGCATCGCCGCCAGCGCCGTGGGCATTGCCAAGATCTTGTTTTTCGTGTTCGTCGTGCTGGCCGTGCTCAGCTTTGTCGCCAGTCTGTTCCGGCGCGGTTGA
- the aqpZ gene encoding aquaporin Z has product MKQYGAEFLGTFWLVLGGCGSAVLAAAFPGVGIGLHGVSLAFGLTVLTMAFAIGHISGCHLNPAVSIGLWAGGRFPAAKLLPYIVAQVAGAVVAGAVLYAIASGKAGFDVSAGFASNGFGAHSPGGYSMVAALVCEIVMTAFFLIIIMGATDKRAPAGFAPIAIGLALTLIHLISIPVTNTSVNPARSTGVAVFVGGWAVEQLWLFWVAPIVGAVLGATIYRGIASEES; this is encoded by the coding sequence ATGAAACAATACGGCGCGGAATTTCTGGGCACGTTCTGGTTGGTGCTGGGTGGCTGCGGCAGTGCCGTGCTGGCGGCCGCCTTTCCGGGCGTGGGCATAGGCCTGCATGGGGTGTCGCTGGCCTTCGGCCTGACGGTGCTGACAATGGCCTTTGCCATCGGCCATATCTCGGGCTGCCACCTGAACCCGGCCGTCTCCATCGGTCTGTGGGCCGGTGGCCGTTTCCCGGCCGCCAAGCTGCTGCCCTATATCGTCGCCCAGGTGGCGGGGGCAGTTGTTGCCGGTGCCGTGCTGTACGCCATCGCCAGCGGCAAGGCCGGCTTTGACGTCTCGGCCGGTTTCGCCTCCAACGGTTTCGGCGCGCATTCGCCCGGCGGCTATTCGATGGTCGCAGCCCTGGTCTGCGAGATCGTGATGACGGCCTTCTTCCTGATCATCATCATGGGCGCCACCGACAAGCGCGCACCGGCCGGCTTTGCACCGATCGCCATCGGCCTGGCCCTGACCCTGATCCACCTGATCAGCATCCCGGTCACCAACACCTCGGTCAATCCGGCGCGCAGCACCGGCGTGGCGGTGTTCGTCGGCGGCTGGGCCGTCGAGCAGCTGTGGCTGTTCTGGGTTGCCCCCATCGTTGGCGCGGTGCTGGGCGCCACCATCTATCGCGGCATTGCCAGCGAAGAAAGCTGA
- a CDS encoding DUF1134 domain-containing protein — protein MQEFDQQTEASQSRRDTLLRLGQWGAGLALASPWLPALAADDKEATYDQDSIVTAATDFFGSTTEGLAKVIEKAFKEQGRPNGYIKGEEASAALTVGVRYGDGQLIMKSGATSRVYWAGPSIGLDVGANASKVFTLVYKLPKVSAIYQRFPGVEGSLYYIGGAGVNYQRLNGITLAPIRLGVGLRTGASVGYVHYRREKSINPF, from the coding sequence ATGCAAGAGTTTGATCAGCAGACCGAAGCGTCGCAGTCCAGGCGCGACACCCTGTTGCGTCTTGGCCAGTGGGGCGCCGGCCTGGCGCTGGCAAGCCCCTGGTTGCCGGCCCTGGCGGCCGACGACAAGGAGGCCACCTATGACCAGGACTCCATCGTCACCGCCGCCACCGACTTTTTCGGCAGCACCACCGAAGGCCTGGCCAAGGTGATAGAGAAGGCGTTCAAGGAGCAGGGGCGTCCGAACGGCTACATCAAGGGCGAGGAAGCGTCGGCGGCCTTGACCGTCGGTGTGCGCTACGGCGACGGCCAGCTGATCATGAAGAGCGGCGCCACTTCGCGCGTCTACTGGGCTGGGCCGTCGATCGGCCTGGACGTAGGCGCCAATGCGTCCAAGGTCTTCACCCTGGTCTACAAGCTGCCCAAGGTTTCGGCCATCTACCAGCGCTTTCCGGGTGTCGAAGGCAGCCTTTATTACATCGGCGGCGCTGGCGTCAACTATCAGCGGCTGAACGGCATCACCCTGGCACCCATACGCCTCGGCGTGGGCCTGCGCACGGGGGCCAGTGTCGGCTACGTCCACTACCGGCGCGAGAAAAGCATCAATCCGTTCTGA
- a CDS encoding CHASE3 domain-containing protein, with translation MQAQGLDLLSPTRRKALVFPLAVVMAVALILISELAFWRSTGSMDKLGAMAVARLDIQQVLRRMIDAETGQRGYLLSARKDYLEPYREASQDVQRSLAALKHYYEGNQPAAAPMLQLETMAQRRLSELDLIIELFDQGKEEAWRNILLTDIGKEQMQSLRDAAQDLLALETIKVEAGRKDVYDTLLFNRIGVALTTLISLLALFLYLRQSAALQAQRAVLQRAVQDERDQLEIEVGRRTGELTELTRHLFTAREDERSRLARELHDELGALLTTAKLDAARIKARLGQGQPEASERLQHLNETLNLGIALKRRIIEDLRPSSLSNLGLAAALEILAREFGQSSGLDVRCELRPVDLSPSAELTAFRLVQESLTNIAKYAQAGQVNILLEPQGEEVCVEVRDDGVGFDTGQAPRSAHGLLGMRYRVVADGGRLVVHSAPGEGCRIAALLPRRAL, from the coding sequence ATGCAAGCCCAAGGCCTGGATCTGCTGTCGCCGACACGGCGCAAGGCGCTGGTGTTTCCGCTTGCCGTGGTCATGGCGGTGGCGCTGATACTGATCAGCGAACTGGCGTTCTGGCGTTCGACCGGTTCGATGGACAAGCTTGGCGCCATGGCGGTCGCCCGCCTGGACATCCAGCAGGTCTTGCGTCGCATGATAGACGCCGAAACCGGCCAGCGGGGCTATCTGCTGAGCGCGCGCAAGGACTATCTGGAGCCTTACCGCGAGGCGTCTCAAGATGTGCAGCGGTCGCTGGCGGCGCTGAAACACTACTACGAAGGCAACCAGCCGGCGGCCGCGCCCATGCTGCAGCTGGAGACGATGGCGCAGCGGCGCCTGTCCGAGCTGGACCTGATCATCGAACTGTTCGACCAGGGCAAGGAGGAGGCCTGGCGCAACATCCTGCTGACCGATATCGGCAAGGAGCAGATGCAGTCGCTGCGCGATGCGGCCCAGGACCTGCTGGCGCTGGAGACCATCAAGGTCGAGGCCGGCCGCAAGGACGTCTACGACACCCTGCTGTTCAACCGCATCGGCGTGGCCCTGACCACCCTGATCAGCCTGCTGGCACTGTTTCTCTACCTGCGCCAGAGCGCGGCCCTGCAGGCCCAGCGTGCGGTGCTGCAGCGGGCGGTGCAGGACGAGCGCGACCAGCTCGAGATCGAGGTCGGCCGCCGCACCGGCGAGCTGACCGAGCTGACCCGGCATCTGTTCACCGCCCGCGAGGACGAGCGCAGCCGCCTGGCGCGCGAGCTGCATGACGAGCTCGGCGCCTTGCTGACCACGGCCAAGCTCGACGCGGCGCGCATCAAGGCGCGGCTGGGCCAGGGCCAGCCCGAGGCCAGCGAGCGCCTGCAGCACCTGAACGAGACGCTGAACCTCGGCATCGCCCTGAAGCGCCGCATCATCGAAGACCTGCGGCCATCGTCGCTGAGCAATCTGGGCCTGGCGGCGGCACTGGAGATATTGGCGCGCGAGTTCGGCCAGAGTTCAGGCCTGGACGTGCGCTGCGAGTTGCGGCCGGTTGACTTGAGCCCCTCGGCCGAGCTGACGGCCTTCCGTCTGGTGCAGGAGTCGCTGACCAATATTGCCAAGTACGCGCAGGCCGGTCAGGTGAATATCCTGCTGGAGCCGCAAGGCGAGGAGGTGTGCGTCGAGGTGCGCGACGACGGCGTCGGCTTTGACACGGGCCAGGCGCCCCGCTCCGCCCACGGCTTGCTGGGCATGCGCTACCGCGTCGTCGCCGACGGTGGCCGTCTGGTCGTGCACTCGGCACCGGGCGAGGGCTGCCGCATCGCTGCCCTGCTGCCGCGCCGGGCGCTGTAG
- a CDS encoding FeoA family protein, translating into MLLNELANGAHATVDCLSDASPELGAANLRRLAELGFIPGEPLQLLRRGPGGREPLAVLIGDTLFALRLLEAQCIHVRPA; encoded by the coding sequence ATGCTGCTGAATGAACTGGCCAATGGCGCCCATGCCACGGTCGATTGTCTGAGCGATGCCTCGCCGGAGCTGGGTGCGGCCAACCTGCGCCGCCTGGCCGAACTGGGCTTCATCCCCGGCGAGCCCTTGCAGCTGCTGCGTCGCGGTCCCGGTGGCCGCGAGCCGCTGGCGGTGCTGATCGGCGACACCCTGTTCGCGCTGCGCCTGCTCGAAGCGCAGTGCATCCATGTGCGACCAGCCTGA
- a CDS encoding FKBP-type peptidyl-prolyl cis-trans isomerase: MNKQLCIMALLGLFTTGSWAQASAPAATPPSAAAAAAAKEPGAVVSETGMVYRSLREGTGASPLATDNVKVHYRGTLPDGTEFDSSYKRGEPASFPLNRVIKCWTEGVQRIKVGGKAKLTCPPNIAYGPRAVGGVIPANATLVFEVELLEIRH, encoded by the coding sequence ATGAACAAGCAGCTCTGCATCATGGCCCTGCTGGGCCTTTTCACCACCGGCAGCTGGGCTCAGGCCAGCGCACCGGCGGCCACCCCACCGTCCGCGGCCGCCGCGGCGGCGGCCAAGGAGCCCGGCGCCGTGGTCAGCGAGACCGGCATGGTCTATCGTTCCTTGCGCGAGGGCACGGGCGCCAGCCCGCTGGCCACCGACAACGTCAAGGTGCATTACCGCGGCACGCTGCCCGATGGCACCGAGTTCGACAGCTCCTACAAGCGCGGCGAGCCGGCGAGCTTTCCGCTGAACCGCGTCATCAAGTGCTGGACCGAAGGCGTGCAGCGCATCAAGGTCGGTGGCAAGGCCAAGCTGACCTGCCCGCCCAACATCGCCTACGGCCCGCGTGCCGTTGGCGGCGTGATTCCGGCCAATGCAACGCTGGTGTTCGAGGTCGAGCTGCTGGAAATACGGCACTGA
- a CDS encoding ferrous iron transporter B, whose amino-acid sequence MSSAEQTLKPHAPLWSVALVGNPNCGKTALFNLLTGARQKVANYAGVTVERKAGQARLRNGQLLSVIDLPGAYSLTPATPDEQVTLEFIEGRRAGEAAPDAIVAVVDATNLRMNLRLVLELKRLGRPMLVALNMADVAREQGLIIDVAKLSAELGCAVVETVAVKHDGHAQLLAQLETQLASASSTPAAELHAVSASPAQLQQEVRRILAAAVVQPARFQRFHHRIDAWVMHPVWGLVILAAVLFLIFQAVFSWANLPMDAIKAGMAGLGEWVTAHMDEGPLRSLAVDGVLAGAGGVLVFLPQILILFFFILLLEDSGYLPRAAFLLDKLMGTVGLSGRAFIPLLSSFACAIPGIMATRTIANWRDRLATIMVAPLMTCSARLPVYALLIGAFVPDRSVGWFNLRGLTLFGLYVAGVVSAMAVAWLFKRVWMKSHYQPLMLELPPYRLPGLRNLALGLAERARIFLRRVGGIIFALMVVLWFLSSYPAPPEGATGPAIQYSVAGWLGQALQHVFAPIGFNWQISIALVPGLAAREVAVGALGTVYALSAAGEGLADSLTPVIAQGWSLATAYSLLAWYVFAPQCISTLAVVRRETNSWRYPLLMAAYLFVLAYAAAFVTYRVTLWLGG is encoded by the coding sequence ATGAGCAGCGCTGAGCAAACCCTGAAGCCACACGCCCCGCTGTGGAGCGTGGCCCTGGTCGGCAACCCGAACTGCGGCAAGACGGCCCTGTTCAATCTGCTCACCGGCGCGCGCCAGAAGGTGGCCAACTACGCTGGCGTGACGGTCGAACGCAAGGCCGGCCAGGCGCGGCTGCGCAACGGCCAGCTGCTGTCGGTGATCGACCTGCCGGGCGCCTACAGCCTGACGCCGGCCACACCGGACGAGCAGGTCACCCTCGAATTCATCGAAGGCCGACGCGCCGGCGAGGCTGCGCCGGACGCCATCGTCGCCGTCGTCGATGCCACCAATCTGCGCATGAACCTGCGCCTGGTGCTGGAACTCAAGCGCCTGGGCCGGCCCATGCTGGTGGCGCTGAACATGGCCGATGTGGCCCGCGAGCAGGGCCTGATCATTGATGTGGCCAAACTCTCCGCCGAACTCGGCTGCGCCGTGGTCGAGACGGTGGCCGTCAAGCACGATGGCCATGCGCAGTTGCTGGCGCAGCTGGAAACCCAGCTGGCCAGTGCCTCATCGACGCCCGCGGCTGAGTTGCATGCGGTGTCGGCCTCGCCGGCCCAGTTGCAACAGGAGGTGCGGCGTATCCTGGCCGCCGCCGTGGTGCAGCCGGCGCGTTTCCAGCGCTTCCACCACCGCATCGATGCCTGGGTGATGCACCCGGTCTGGGGCCTGGTGATACTGGCGGCGGTGCTGTTCCTGATCTTCCAGGCGGTGTTCTCCTGGGCCAATCTGCCGATGGATGCGATCAAGGCCGGCATGGCGGGCCTGGGCGAGTGGGTCACCGCCCACATGGACGAAGGCCCGCTGCGCAGCCTGGCTGTAGATGGCGTACTGGCCGGCGCCGGCGGCGTGCTGGTGTTCCTGCCGCAGATCCTGATACTGTTCTTCTTCATCCTGCTGCTCGAAGACTCGGGCTATCTGCCCCGCGCCGCCTTCCTGCTCGACAAGCTGATGGGCACGGTAGGTCTGTCGGGCCGCGCCTTCATCCCGCTGCTGTCCAGCTTTGCCTGCGCGATTCCCGGCATCATGGCCACGCGCACCATTGCCAACTGGCGTGACCGCCTGGCCACCATCATGGTGGCGCCGCTGATGACCTGTTCGGCGCGCCTGCCGGTCTACGCACTGCTGATCGGCGCCTTTGTGCCGGACCGCAGCGTCGGCTGGTTCAATCTGCGCGGCCTGACGCTGTTCGGCCTGTACGTGGCTGGCGTGGTGTCGGCCATGGCCGTGGCCTGGCTGTTCAAGCGCGTCTGGATGAAGAGCCACTACCAGCCGCTGATGCTGGAGCTGCCGCCCTACCGCCTGCCGGGCCTGCGCAATCTGGCCCTGGGCCTGGCCGAGCGGGCGCGCATCTTTCTGCGCCGCGTCGGCGGCATCATCTTTGCGCTGATGGTGGTGCTGTGGTTCCTGTCCAGCTATCCGGCACCGCCCGAGGGCGCCACCGGCCCGGCAATCCAGTACAGCGTCGCCGGCTGGCTGGGCCAGGCGCTGCAGCATGTGTTCGCGCCCATAGGCTTCAACTGGCAGATCTCGATCGCCCTCGTGCCGGGTCTTGCCGCGCGCGAGGTGGCGGTGGGAGCCCTGGGCACGGTCTACGCCTTGTCGGCGGCCGGCGAAGGCCTGGCCGACAGCCTGACGCCGGTGATCGCGCAGGGCTGGTCGCTGGCCACCGCCTACTCGCTGCTGGCCTGGTATGTGTTCGCGCCGCAATGCATCTCGACCCTGGCCGTGGTCAGGCGCGAGACCAATTCCTGGCGCTATCCGCTGCTGATGGCCGCCTATCTGTTCGTGCTGGCCTATGCGGCGGCCTTTGTCACCTACCGCGTGACGCTGTGGCTGGGAGGCTGA
- a CDS encoding neutral zinc metallopeptidase produces MKWEGNRQSDNVEDMRDGEGSGGGSAGGGFSVGGRGLGVGGIVVALLASWMFGINPLTVLNLLGGVEGGVTTQSGQSAQVPRPAPRASANDTMTQFVRTVLADTEDVWREQFRLAGGTYRDPKLALFRGSVPTACGQGQSAMGPFYCPGDQKVYIDLGFYEVMKTRLGAPGDFAQAYVIAHEVGHHVQNLMGISGKVDAMRGRVSQAKQNALSVRLELQADCFAGVWAFHAQAARQILEQGDVEEALNAATQIGDDTLQRKSQGTVVPESFTHGSSAQRVAWFTQGLKTGQIAQCNTFEAKQL; encoded by the coding sequence ATGAAATGGGAAGGCAATCGCCAGAGCGACAACGTCGAGGATATGCGGGATGGCGAAGGGTCGGGCGGCGGTTCGGCCGGCGGCGGCTTCAGTGTCGGCGGGCGAGGGCTGGGCGTGGGCGGCATCGTCGTGGCCCTGCTGGCCAGCTGGATGTTCGGCATCAATCCGCTGACGGTGCTGAATCTGCTGGGTGGCGTCGAGGGCGGTGTCACGACCCAGTCCGGGCAGTCTGCGCAGGTGCCGAGGCCGGCGCCGCGAGCCAGCGCCAACGACACCATGACCCAGTTCGTGCGCACCGTGCTGGCCGATACCGAAGACGTCTGGCGCGAACAATTCCGCCTCGCCGGCGGCACCTACCGCGACCCCAAGCTGGCGCTGTTCCGTGGCAGCGTACCTACCGCCTGTGGTCAGGGCCAGTCGGCGATGGGGCCGTTCTACTGCCCGGGCGACCAGAAGGTCTACATCGACCTGGGCTTTTACGAGGTCATGAAAACCCGGCTGGGTGCGCCCGGCGACTTTGCCCAGGCCTATGTGATCGCCCACGAGGTCGGCCACCATGTGCAGAACCTGATGGGCATCTCGGGCAAGGTCGACGCGATGCGCGGCCGCGTCAGCCAGGCCAAGCAGAACGCCCTGAGCGTACGGCTGGAGCTGCAGGCCGACTGCTTTGCCGGCGTCTGGGCCTTTCACGCCCAGGCGGCGCGGCAGATTCTGGAGCAGGGCGATGTCGAGGAGGCGCTGAACGCCGCCACCCAGATCGGTGACGACACCTTGCAGCGCAAATCCCAGGGCACGGTGGTGCCCGAGAGCTTCACCCACGGCAGCAGTGCCCAGCGCGTGGCCTGGTTCACCCAGGGACTCAAGACGGGGCAGATTGCCCAGTGCAATACGTTTGAAGCTAAGCAGCTCTAG
- a CDS encoding response regulator transcription factor has translation MIRVAIVDDHAIVRAGLRQYFSEQVDLRVTGEAASGREAMELVRQGDLDVMVMDLSMPDQSGVDALLAIKARAPELPVLILSGFSETHYAVTLLRQGASGYLNKECDPEEIVKAIRTVARGRKYISATVAELLADGLGADSEQLPHEQLSEREFQVFLRLAKGETIGHMADGMSLSVKTVSTYRSRVMEKMKLASNSDLTYYALKNGLIQ, from the coding sequence ATGATTCGCGTCGCCATCGTTGACGATCACGCCATTGTGCGGGCCGGACTGCGGCAGTACTTTTCCGAGCAGGTGGATCTGCGCGTCACCGGCGAAGCGGCTTCCGGCCGCGAAGCCATGGAGCTGGTGCGCCAGGGCGATCTGGACGTGATGGTGATGGACCTGTCCATGCCCGACCAGAGCGGCGTCGATGCACTGCTGGCCATCAAGGCCCGTGCGCCGGAGCTGCCGGTGCTGATACTGAGCGGCTTCTCGGAGACGCACTACGCGGTGACCCTGCTGCGCCAGGGCGCCAGCGGCTACCTGAACAAGGAGTGCGACCCCGAGGAAATCGTCAAGGCCATACGCACGGTGGCGCGCGGCCGCAAGTACATCAGCGCGACCGTGGCCGAGCTGCTGGCCGACGGCCTGGGCGCAGACAGCGAACAACTGCCGCATGAGCAGCTGTCCGAGCGCGAATTCCAGGTCTTTCTGCGCCTGGCCAAGGGCGAAACCATAGGCCATATGGCCGACGGCATGTCGCTGAGCGTGAAGACCGTCAGCACCTATCGTTCGCGGGTCATGGAGAAGATGAAGCTGGCCTCGAACAGCGACCTGACCTACTACGCGCTGAAGAACGGGCTGATTCAGTGA
- a CDS encoding BON domain-containing protein has product MNARSTLTVLFTVAALAAFSGCAVTRGQETVGAYVDDSALTTAVKARFIDNKDVDASAISVETMKGTVMLSGFAKSEKERVIAENITRGVKGVMAVKNQVVVRP; this is encoded by the coding sequence ATGAATGCTCGTTCCACTCTGACCGTCTTGTTCACCGTTGCCGCCTTGGCTGCCTTCTCCGGTTGCGCCGTGACGCGCGGCCAGGAAACCGTCGGCGCCTATGTCGATGACTCGGCCCTGACCACCGCCGTGAAGGCCCGCTTCATCGACAACAAGGATGTCGATGCCTCCGCCATCAGTGTCGAGACGATGAAGGGCACCGTCATGCTGTCCGGCTTCGCCAAGAGCGAGAAGGAGCGCGTCATCGCCGAAAACATCACCCGCGGTGTCAAGGGCGTGATGGCTGTCAAGAACCAGGTTGTCGTTCGCCCTTGA
- a CDS encoding isochorismatase family protein — protein MRTALVLIDVQQSFAQRPYWSPTDVPAFLERSNALVKGFAARGLPIVRVMHVDPLPAGNAFSLESGFVRPLDGLVDFTPALEIAKHRHSALVGTGLSIWLHQQGITRLVIAGIRTEQCCETTTRHASDAGWEVDYVTEATLTFDMVQPDGQPLTAAQIKARTETVLSGRFATICTVEQALERAAA, from the coding sequence ATGCGCACCGCCCTTGTCCTGATCGACGTTCAGCAATCCTTCGCCCAGCGCCCCTACTGGTCGCCCACCGACGTCCCCGCCTTCCTGGAACGCAGCAATGCGCTGGTCAAGGGCTTCGCGGCCCGCGGCCTGCCCATCGTGCGCGTGATGCATGTGGACCCGCTGCCGGCCGGTAATGCCTTCTCGCTGGAGTCGGGCTTTGTGCGTCCGCTGGACGGCCTGGTCGATTTCACCCCGGCGCTGGAGATAGCGAAACACCGTCACAGCGCCCTGGTCGGCACCGGCCTGAGCATCTGGCTGCACCAGCAGGGCATCACCCGCCTGGTAATCGCCGGCATACGCACCGAGCAGTGCTGCGAGACCACCACCCGCCACGCCAGCGACGCGGGCTGGGAGGTGGACTATGTGACTGAGGCAACGCTGACCTTCGACATGGTGCAACCCGATGGCCAGCCGCTGACGGCAGCACAGATCAAGGCCCGCACCGAGACGGTGTTGAGCGGCCGCTTCGCGACGATCTGCACGGTCGAGCAGGCGCTGGAGCGTGCTGCAGCTTGA
- a CDS encoding PaaI family thioesterase → MPTPEHFNQRGAQALPGHLGIVITDVQPGRVSATLDVKQHLMAPNGYLHAGSVVTLADTASGYGCIASLPEGASGFTTIELKSNHLGTALDGQIDCVATAAHIGRTTQVWDAVVSHKGKTIALFRCTQMILYPKAGA, encoded by the coding sequence ATGCCCACCCCCGAGCATTTCAATCAGCGCGGCGCCCAGGCCCTGCCCGGCCATCTGGGCATTGTCATCACCGACGTGCAGCCGGGCCGCGTCAGCGCCACGCTGGACGTCAAACAGCACCTGATGGCGCCCAACGGCTATCTGCATGCCGGCAGCGTCGTCACCCTGGCCGACACCGCCTCGGGCTATGGTTGCATCGCCAGCCTGCCCGAGGGGGCCAGCGGCTTCACCACCATCGAGCTGAAGTCCAACCATCTGGGCACGGCGCTGGACGGCCAGATCGACTGCGTGGCCACCGCCGCACACATCGGCCGGACCACCCAGGTCTGGGACGCCGTCGTCAGCCACAAGGGCAAGACGATCGCGCTGTTCCGCTGCACGCAGATGATTCTTTATCCCAAGGCCGGCGCTTGA
- a CDS encoding response regulator — translation MPLLKTYIVEDSVVIRDNLIAALEEMAPVTVVGSAIDEASALAWLTPVEAVYDLVIIDIFLRQGSGLGVLKQLRPLRPEACLVVLTNYATPDMRSRCLALGADRVFDKSHEIDALLDYCTGLAAH, via the coding sequence ATGCCGCTGCTGAAGACCTACATCGTCGAAGACAGCGTCGTGATCCGAGACAATCTGATCGCGGCGCTGGAGGAAATGGCGCCCGTGACCGTGGTCGGCAGTGCCATCGACGAGGCTTCAGCGCTGGCCTGGCTGACCCCGGTGGAGGCGGTCTACGACCTGGTCATCATCGACATCTTCCTGCGCCAGGGCTCCGGGCTGGGTGTGCTCAAGCAGCTGCGGCCCTTGCGCCCCGAGGCCTGCCTGGTCGTGCTGACCAATTACGCCACCCCCGATATGCGATCGCGCTGCCTGGCCCTGGGCGCAGACCGGGTGTTTGACAAGTCACACGAAATCGATGCGCTGCTGGACTATTGCACCGGCCTCGCGGCTCACTGA
- a CDS encoding glycine zipper 2TM domain-containing protein, producing the protein MKSLSHPRFSPRPLMLSGTLLLGLLLSACGPGDGATANAALPPGQTNAAQSPMAPATTAAVVQPVAAKPAPRADLGEVVSVEAIESKGEASGKGAVIGGVLGAVVGNQIGKGDGRKAATVLGAVGGAVAGNHVEKSRSREIVGYRVQVRLDNGQSRSFQQPRQQDFRAGDRVRVSDGRLQRV; encoded by the coding sequence ATGAAAAGCCTTTCCCACCCCCGTTTTTCTCCCCGCCCGCTGATGCTGTCCGGCACCCTGTTGCTGGGCCTGCTGCTCAGCGCCTGTGGTCCCGGTGATGGCGCCACGGCCAATGCCGCCTTGCCGCCCGGCCAGACGAATGCCGCGCAGTCGCCGATGGCCCCTGCGACGACGGCGGCCGTGGTCCAGCCCGTGGCGGCCAAGCCTGCACCGCGCGCCGATCTCGGCGAGGTGGTCAGTGTCGAGGCGATCGAATCCAAGGGTGAGGCCTCGGGCAAGGGCGCGGTGATTGGTGGCGTGCTGGGCGCCGTGGTCGGCAACCAGATCGGCAAGGGCGACGGCCGCAAGGCGGCCACGGTGCTGGGCGCCGTGGGTGGTGCGGTGGCCGGCAACCATGTTGAAAAGAGCCGCTCGCGCGAGATCGTCGGCTACCGCGTGCAGGTGAGGCTGGACAATGGCCAGTCGCGCAGCTTCCAGCAGCCGCGTCAGCAGGACTTTCGTGCGGGTGACCGGGTGCGTGTCAGCGACGGCAGGCTGCAAAGGGTGTGA
- a CDS encoding helix-turn-helix domain-containing protein has translation MIDLLFLVLPDSLLLDLAGPAEAFRLANRHLEQRGRRAAFRLRYLSPAPQALSSVGLMLSGLEALPGQLPATSWTVLLGQPGQLSEHRRRLASPDWQVVRHWLSQQVAPRLLEADSPHRLISVCAGALLAADAGLLTRRRCTTHHEMLATLQDLAPAAEVVNNRVFVIDGPVASSAGVTAGIDLALHLIAGECGEDITAAVAQDMVVYLRRGPRDPELSPLLQHRNHLHPALHRVQDAISRQPAEDWSLQRMAAQGAVTPRHLSRLFATHAQVTPLRYLQNIRLEHARQALAHGASVTRAALEAGFSSDQQMRRASARAA, from the coding sequence ATGATTGATCTGCTGTTTCTCGTGCTGCCCGACAGCCTGCTGCTGGACCTGGCCGGCCCGGCCGAGGCCTTTCGCCTGGCCAATCGGCACCTGGAACAGCGCGGCAGGCGGGCCGCCTTCAGGCTGCGCTACCTGAGTCCGGCGCCGCAGGCCCTCTCATCGGTGGGCCTGATGCTGAGCGGGCTGGAAGCATTGCCCGGGCAGTTGCCCGCCACCAGCTGGACGGTGCTGCTGGGACAGCCCGGCCAGCTCAGCGAGCACCGGCGCAGGCTGGCCAGCCCGGACTGGCAGGTGGTGCGGCACTGGCTGAGCCAGCAGGTCGCACCCCGGCTGCTCGAGGCCGATTCGCCCCATCGCCTGATCAGCGTCTGTGCCGGCGCCCTGCTCGCGGCCGATGCCGGCCTCCTGACGCGGCGCCGATGCACCACCCATCACGAGATGCTGGCCACCCTGCAAGACCTGGCCCCGGCGGCCGAGGTCGTCAACAACCGCGTGTTCGTGATCGACGGGCCGGTGGCCAGCAGCGCAGGCGTCACCGCCGGCATCGATCTGGCCCTGCACCTGATCGCCGGGGAATGCGGCGAGGACATCACCGCCGCGGTGGCCCAGGACATGGTGGTCTATCTGCGCCGTGGCCCGCGCGACCCCGAGCTGTCGCCACTGCTGCAGCACCGCAACCATCTGCATCCGGCCCTGCACAGGGTGCAGGACGCCATCAGCCGTCAACCGGCCGAGGACTGGTCGCTGCAACGCATGGCCGCCCAGGGGGCCGTCACGCCACGCCATCTGAGCCGGCTGTTCGCCACCCATGCCCAGGTCACGCCGCTGCGCTATCTGCAGAACATACGGTTGGAGCATGCACGCCAGGCGCTGGCCCACGGCGCCTCGGTCACCCGGGCGGCGCTGGAGGCAGGCTTCAGCTCCGACCAGCAGATGCGGCGGGCCTCAGCTAGAGCTGCTTAG